From the genome of Vicia villosa cultivar HV-30 ecotype Madison, WI linkage group LG2, Vvil1.0, whole genome shotgun sequence, one region includes:
- the LOC131647855 gene encoding protein FAF-like, chloroplastic, whose product MTKTDSSQQHSNSKVTTSDPMDIWSSILNQNNKDEASQSKTSPYIHPLVKKSKSYLSEKSLEICTESLGSETGSDGFSSSYTSSSSEDDNLEDDEKLKQKVETSYCLKNKKKAGCIPPPLPSLSSQSQQLQMRSHRDNGTLFLFLQVVVSVPSQNNFIATRQNGRLILTVANHVKEEIAEEDESLIEQPNACSFELAVNKKVKSPKWSEKFNKMTNFKDVKNVQHGSLPRSLPLINTYQYYWRTKATRNIDSLILNDEENRNSNKVVVSGKMNMYHVFSREVLVQNMKFCKDSTTTTSFLFWDRCCIAT is encoded by the coding sequence ATGACAAAAACCGATTCCTCCCAACAACACTCTAACTCAAAAGTCACCACTAGTGATCCAATGGATATATGGAGTTCAATTTTGAACCAAAACAACAAAGATGAAGCTTCACAATCAAAAACCAGTCCATATATTCACCCACTTGTGAAAAAATCAAAAAGTTATTTAAGTGAAAAGAGTCTTGAAATTTGCACAGAGAGCCTTGGATCAGAAACTGGCTCAGATGGTTTCTCTTCTTCTTACACATCATCATCATCTGAGGATGATAATTTAGAGGATGAtgaaaaattgaaacaaaaagtTGAAACAAGTTATTGTTTGAAGAATAAGAAAAAGGCTGGGTGTATTCCTCCACCACTCCCTTCACTGAGCAGTCAAAGTCAACAACTTCAAATGAGGTCCCACCGTGACAATGGAACATTGTTTTTGTTCCTACAAGTTGTTGTGTCGGTTCCTTCACAAAACAACTTCATCGCTACGCGACAAAATGGTCGCCTTATCCTCACTGTTGCTAATCATGTTAAAGAAGAAATTGCTGAGGAAGATGAGAGTTTGATAGAGCAACCAAATGCTTGTAGTTTTGAATTAGCGGTGAATAAGAAAGTTAAGAGTCCAAAGTGGTCAGAAAAGTTCAACAAAATGACAAATTTTAAGGATGTTAAAAATGTACAACATGGTTCGTTGCCACGGTCGTTGCCTTTGATCAATACATATCAATACTACTGGCGAACCAAGGCTACAAGAAACATTGATTCTCTAATTCTCAATGATGAAGAAAATAGAAATAGCAACAAGGTTGTTGTCTCTGGGAAGATGAATATGTATCATGTTTTTTCACGAGAGGTGTTGGTTCAGAATATGAAGTTTTGCAAGGATTCTACAACTACAACGTCTTTTCTTTTCTGGGACCGCTGTTGCATTGCTACATGA